From Pedosphaera parvula Ellin514:
CGTTTATGGCTATTACTTTGGCATCGGCTCAAGCAGCTTCGCGGTCAATTTAGCGGTCATAATTTGTTTTGGTGGCTCGATAGTTTACCTGTCATTGCGGCACTTACATTTTAAGAATCAGTGCATCGGACGTTATTTGCAATCAAACCATGCCTCCTAACAAGTCCCTGGCCTCACCAGCGTCGCACTTCCAGCACTTTCGAGAACGTGCTGGGCTTTCGCATGCTGAGGTTGCACAGCATGTGGGTGTTTCTTCTTCATGCATTTGGGACATTGAAAGCCGCCACGACGAGCTTGCGTCTGCTTATTTGCTCCGCGAGCCAATTCTTCGCGCCAGCAATCAATAACTTGGTGGAATGACGCTCCGCCGGAATTCTGACCTCGTCGGCGACTCTCCCAGCCCATTGAGCCTGTCCGCGTACGCGACCCTCAATCCAATCCCACCGCGAGGCATCGTTTGAGGCGTAGCATCCCAACGTAAGCTGGATCACTGCTCTCCCTCATAAAAGCGACTATCACCCGCCACGCACCCTCTTCAACCCGCCACAAATTCGTGAATCGCCTCCGCAAAACCACGCTCCCATCATTACTCACACGCTCGCTCCCCATGACGACGACAACATCCTGATGTCGCTGAAGCAACTCAAACTCCTGTTCGAGCAACACATGCGCAATCACCCCTTTCGTCAAAAGATCCAGCACTTGCTCCAAGTACGCCGCCCGCGATTACCATCCAACCGTCAGGCACGTTTACTCTCGTAACAGGATCACTTTCGAGATGCTTCTACCATCTGTTCCAGTTCGCGTAACTCCTCCAAATAGAATTGCATTTTTTCTGTTTCAGCAAGAGCTCGAATAAACCGCAGTAAAGCCGCTCGCTCCGCCGGAGTGAGTGAGCCGAGAAGCGACTTGCTTCTCTCAGGCTCCAGTTCGATCGCTACATCAGAAACGACGTGCTCATACTTTGCAATTGTGCCCAAATAATCCGGCAAAAGAAACACCCGCGCCTCGTCAGTAAGCATTGCGAAATAGGGAATCGCACTTTGGAAAAGCAGAGCACGATCTTCACCAGCCTCTATGTCACGGACGAAATCCTCAGCATCCAACCGGTCTACAGGATGCAAATGATCGCGCACCCATCTTTCCGGTTTCATGCGTCCCTTGAATGCAGAGCGCAGTGATTGTAGTTCTTCTTCGAGCATTTTACGCGTCGTAGGTGAGTAAAAATACGAATCACGCCCCCTTTTTCGCCACCGAAGGCCCAATCTCCAACTCAATCAAAAACAGCGATTCCGGAATGGGCGCGCACATCGCTCCGTAACGTGTCTGAAAGCTCCCATCATCAAAACTCAACCGATGATTGGTACTGGCCTTGCTCAATTCTTCCTGAATTTTCGCCAACTCCTTGCGCCGCTCTGAAACAATGTTCTCAAATCCATTTTCAGAGGGAGGCATAAATGAATTGATGGAAATCCTGATGACAACCAGCTTTCCCTCGCGGAATCCGTAACGCAGGATGCGATTACTATGATCCTGCTTATACTTCACCGAAACCGCATTGGTCATCCATGCTACATTGGTTGCGGTTTTCAAAAAATCCGTAGACTGGGGAGCGCCCACATAACCCCACTTACTGTTGTTTGGCTCGGCCGACCCGAATGGAATTGAGGCAAGGTCGATGCCAAGTGATTGTTTCGCAAAAGATGCAATGGCTTCTCCGCCAAAACTTGCCCTGGTCAAAAGGCAAATTGAAAACAACCATGACATTGTTTTAATCCTCATCTTTCCAGTTTGGCGCAAGCCTGCAAGATTGGCAATGCGATACGCATCATCAAAGTGGCCGATGAAAGACCATTGAGTAAAATCAAGAAAAAGTTCTTTTCAATCTGATGCCGCTCACTGCTGCACCGCCCGATAGAACCTCAGCCCCGAATTCGTCGCTGCTGAATCGATGTACTGCACCGTCCCACTCGTCGGCGAGTTCGTGCAGACCGGCTGCCAATTTAGAAGATTTGTGGAACTGTAAATGATCACGGGACCCGTGGCTCCGGTAACTTGAAGTTTAAATCCGTCGGATGTCAGTTGCAGATACTGCGGTCCCGTCCGGAACAGCAAAGGCGAGGGCAGGGGAAGT
This genomic window contains:
- a CDS encoding helix-turn-helix domain-containing protein, which translates into the protein MPPNKSLASPASHFQHFRERAGLSHAEVAQHVGVSSSCIWDIESRHDELASAYLLREPILRASNQ